A window of the Lepus europaeus isolate LE1 chromosome 5, mLepTim1.pri, whole genome shotgun sequence genome harbors these coding sequences:
- the NBL1 gene encoding neuroblastoma suppressor of tumorigenicity 1 gives MVEMECAFCARLTERLTSSSRWPPGAGAINGPICELQREVERAGFCWGSEATGTMLRVLVGAVLPAMLLAAPPPINKLALFPDKSAWCEAKNITQIVGHSGCEAKSIQNRACLGQCFSYSVPNTFPQSTESLVHCDSCMPAQSMWEIVTLECPGHEEVPRVDKLVEKILHCSCQACGKEPSPEGLSVYVQGEDGPGAQPGGQTPEPEEPPGAPHTEEEGAED, from the exons ATGGTAGAAATGGAGTGTGCTTTCTGTGCTAGGCTCACCGAACGCCTCACTTCATCTTCCCGATGGCCACCTGGTGCAGGTGCCATTAACGGCCCCATCTGCGAGCTTCAGAGAGAAGTGGAGCGAGCAGGGTTCTGTTGG GGCTCCGAGGCCACGGGCACAATGCTCAGGGTCCTGGTGGGGGCCGTCCTCCCTGCCATGCTGCTGGCCGCCCCCCCGCCCATTAACAAGCTGGCGCTGTTCCCGGACAAGAGCGCCTGGTGCGAGGCCAAGAACATCACCCAGATTGTGGGCCACAGCGGCTGCGAGGCCAAGTCCATCCAGAAcag GGCCTGCCTGGGACAGTGCTTCAGCTACAGCGTCCCCAACACCTTCCCACAGTCCACAGAGTCCCTGgtgcactgtgactcctgcaTGCCCGCCcagtccatgtgggagatt GTGACCTTGGAGTGTCCTGGCCACGAGGAGGTGCCCCGGGTGGACAAGCTGGTGGAGAAGATCTTGCACTGCAGCTGCCAGGCCTGTGGCAAGGAGCCCAGTCCCGAGGGGCTGAGCGTCTACGTGCAGGGCGAGGACGGGCCCGGCGCCCAGCCTGGCGGGCAGACCCCCGAGCCCGAGGAGCCCCCAGGCGCCCCCCACACTGAGGAGGAGGGGGCGGAGGACTGA
- the HTR6 gene encoding 5-hydroxytryptamine receptor 6 → MVPEPGPANSSTPVWGSGPPAAAAGSGWAAAALCVVIALTAAANSLLIALICTQPALRNTSNFFLVSLFTSDLMVGLVVMPPAMLNALYGRWVLARSLCLLWAAFDVMCCSASILNLGLISLDRYLLILSPLRYKLRMTPARALALVLGAWSLAALASFLPLLLGWHELGHVRAPAPGQCRFLASLPFVLVASGLTFFLPSGAICFTYCRILLAARRQALQVACLTTGTGTAGHASETLQVPRTPRSGVESADSRRLATKHSRKALKASLTLGVLLGMFFVTWLPFFMANIVQAVCDCISASLFDTLTWLGYCNSTMNPIIYPLFMQDFKRALGRFLPCPRCPREQQASRASPSMRTSHSGARPGLSLQHVVPLPLPRDSDSDSDLGSGGSAGLRLRAQLLLPGEATRDALPPARPAAVNVSDTDPTEPERRHPLGTPTN, encoded by the exons ATGGTCCCAGAGCCCGGCCCTGCCAACAGCAGCACCCCGGTGTGGGGGTCGGGGCCGCCGGCGGCCGCGGCGGGCAGCGGCTGGGCGGCGGCCGCGCTGTGCGTGGTCATCGCGCTGACGGCGGCGGCCAATTCGCTGCTGATCGCGCTCATCTGCACGCAGCCGGCGCTGCGCAACACGTCCAACTTCTTCCTGGTGTCGCTGTTCACGTCGGACCTGATGGTGGGGCTGGTGGTGATGCCGCCCGCCATGCTGAACGCGCTGTACGGGCGCTGGGTGCTGGCGCgcagcctctgcctgctctgGGCCGCCTTCGACGTGATGTGCTGCAGCGCCTCCATCCTCAACCTCGGCCTCATCAGCCTGGACCGCTACCTACTCATCCTGTCGCCGCTGCGCTACAAGCTGCGCATGACGCCGGCGCGCGCCCTGGCCCTCGTGCTGGGCGCCTGGAGCCTCGCCGCGCTcgcctccttcctgcccctgctgctgggcTGGCACGAGCTGGGCCACGTGCGCGCGCCTGCCCCGGGCCAGTGCCGCTTCTTGGCCAGCCTGCCCTTCGTCCTCGTGGCGTCGGGCCTCACCTTCTTCCTGCCGTCCGGTGCCATCTGCTTCACCTACTGCAGGATCCTGCTGGCTGCCCGCAGGCAGGCCCTGCAGGTGGCCTGCCTCACCACGGGCACCGGCACCGCGGGCCACGCCTCGGAGACACTGCAG GTACCCAGGACCCCACGCTCGGGGGTGGAGTCAGCTGACAGCAGGCGTCTGGCCACCAAGCACAGCAGGAAGGCGCTGAAGGCCAGCCTGACGCTGGGCGTCCTGCTGGGCATGTTCTTTGTGacctggctgcccttcttcatGGCCAACATCGTCCAG gctgtGTGTGACTGCATCTCTGCCAGCCTCTTCGACACCCTCACGTGGCTGGGTTACTGTAACAGCACCATGAACCCCATCATCTACCCGCTCTTCATGCAGGACTTCAAGCGGGCCCTGGGCAGGTTCCTGCCTTGCCCGCGCTGTCCGCGGGAGCAACAGGCCAGCCGCGCCTCCCCGTCCATGCGCACCTCCCACAGCGGTGCGCGGCCAGGCTTGAGCCTGCAGCACGTGGTACCGCTGCCGCTGCCGCGAGACTCGGACTCAGACTCCGACTTGGGTTCCGGTGGCTCCGCGGGCCTGCGGCTCAGGGCGCAGCTGCTGCTACCCGGAGAGGCCACCAGGGACGCGCTACCGCCTGCCAGGCCCGCTGCCGTCAATGTCTCCGATACTGATCCCACGGAGCCAGAGCGGCGGCATCCACTTGGCACCCCCACGAACTGA